The Georgenia soli genome includes the window AGCAGCGCGGCGGCGTCTACGGCACCGCTCAGCAGATGGCCTCCTGCCTGACCAACCGGCAGGTTGCCGCCTGGGTCACCCCCCAGGGGCCGGCCGACCACCGGCCGCACTTCGATCCCGCGGCGTTCGTCGCCGACGGTGGCACCCTGTACAGCCTGTCCAAGGAGGGCCGTGGCACCGCCGGCCCACTCGTGACCGCGCTGACCGTCGCCGTCGTCGAGGCCGCCGAGGAGCTCGCCGTCCACTCACCCGGCGGGCGCCTGACCACGCCACTGCTGGCCGTGCTCGACGAGGCCGCGAACGTGTGCCGGTGGCGAGAGCTGCCGAACCTCTACAGCCACTACGGCTCCCGCGGGATCGTCATCATGACGATCCTGCAGTCCTGGTCCCAGGGCACCGACGTCTGGGGGGAGTCGGGCATGAAGAAGCTCTGGTCCGCCGCGAACGTGAAAGTTTACGGCGGCGGCGTCTCCGAAGCTGCCTTCCTCGAAGACCTCTCCCGCATCGCCGGCGACTACGACCGCCAGGCCTCCTCCGTGTCCTACGGGCGCGGGCACCGCACCGTCTCCCAGCAGCTGCACCGCGAACGCATCCTCGACGTCGCCGACCTCGCCGCGATGCCCAAGGGCCGCGCCCTCGTCCTCGCCTCCGGCTCCCGCCCCACGCTGATCCGCACCCAGCCCTGGATGACCGGCCCGCACGCCGAGGCCGTGCGCGCCTCCATCAAGGCCCACGACCCCCAGGCGGCCCGCACCATCGTCGACGCC containing:
- a CDS encoding type IV secretory system conjugative DNA transfer family protein encodes the protein QRGGVYGTAQQMASCLTNRQVAAWVTPQGPADHRPHFDPAAFVADGGTLYSLSKEGRGTAGPLVTALTVAVVEAAEELAVHSPGGRLTTPLLAVLDEAANVCRWRELPNLYSHYGSRGIVIMTILQSWSQGTDVWGESGMKKLWSAANVKVYGGGVSEAAFLEDLSRIAGDYDRQASSVSYGRGHRTVSQQLHRERILDVADLAAMPKGRALVLASGSRPTLIRTQPWMTGPHAEAVRASIKAHDPQAARTIVDAERELAVVDKTPNPVPAL